The Tenrec ecaudatus isolate mTenEca1 chromosome 7, mTenEca1.hap1, whole genome shotgun sequence genome window below encodes:
- the HTR1E gene encoding 5-hydroxytryptamine receptor 1E, with protein MNITNCTPEASVAVTPKTITEKMLISMTLVVITTLTMLLNAAVIMAICTTKKLHQPANYLICSLAVTDLLVAVLVMPLSIMYIVMDSWKLGYFICEVWLSVDMTCCTCSILHLCVIALDRYWAITNAIEYARKRTAKRAGLMILIVWTISIFISMPPLFWRSHRRLSPPPSQCTIQHDHVIYTIYSTLGAFYIPLTLILILYYRIYHAAKSLYQKRGSSRHLSNRSTDSQNSFASCKLTQTFCVSDFSTSDPTTEFEKIHTSIRIPPFDNDLDHPGERQQISSTRERKAARILGLILGAFILSWLPFFIKELIVGLSICTVSTEVADFLTWLGYVNSLINPLLYTSFNEDFKRAFKRLVRCREHT; from the coding sequence atgaacatcaCTAACTGTACCCCAGAAGCCAGTGTGGCTGTGACACCGAAGACCATCACTGAGAAGATGCTCATTTCCATGACTCTAGTGGTCATCACCACCTTAACAATGCTGTTGAATGCAGCCGTTATCATGGCCATCTGCACCACCAAAAAGCTCCACCAGCCCGCCAACTACCTGATCTGTTCTCTGGCTGTGACAGACCTCCTGGTGGCAGTTCTTGTCATGCCTCTGAGCATCATGTACATTGTCATGGACAGCTGGAAGCTTGGGTACTTCATCTGCGAGGTGTGGCTGAGTGTGGACATGACCTGCTGTACCTGCTCCATCCTTCATCTCTGTGTCATTGCCCTGGATCGGTACTGGGCCATCACCAATGCTATTGAATATGCCAGGAAGAGGACCGCCAAAAGGGCGGGGCTGATGATCCTCATTGTCTGGACCATCTCCATCTTCATCTCCATGCCCCCTCTGTTCTGGCGGAGCCACCGCCGGCTCAGCCCACCTCCCAGTCAGTGCACCATCCAGCACGACCACGTCATCTACACCATTTACTCCACCCTGGGGGCCTTTTATATCCCTTTGACTTTGATCCTGATTCTCTACTATAGGATTTATCATGCAGCCAAGAGCCTCTACCAAAAAAGAGGATCAAGCCGGCACTTAAGCAACAGAAGCACAGACAGCCAAAATTCTTTTGCTAGTTGTAAACTTACCCAGACTTTCTGTGTGTCTGACTTCTCCACCTCAGACCCGACGACGGAATTTGAAAAGATCCACACTTCCATCAGGATCCCTCCCTTCGACAACGATCTAGATCACCCAGGAGAACGCCAGCAAATCTCTAGCACCAGGGAGCGAAAAGCAGCACGCATTCTGGGTCTGATTTTGGGTGCATTTATTTTGTCTTGGCTTCCATTTTTTATCAAAGAATTGATTGTAGGTCTGAGCATATGCACCGTGTCCACTGAAGTGGCTGACTTCTTGACCTGGCTTGGTTATGTGAATTCTCTGATCAACCCGCTGCTGTACACGAGTTTTAATGAAGACTTTAAGCGGGCCTTTAAGAGGCTTGTTAGGTGCCGAGAACATACATAG